One Candidatus Nitrososphaera evergladensis SR1 genomic window carries:
- a CDS encoding C2H2-type zinc finger protein, with translation MAAVVVVKEKTFKCKECGTELPSKEHLRKHQRFHKERAWKEAGYADPNNVDYPTFLNPTNSRAAFFISHLLGTDEESKKKRKKSRQQ, from the coding sequence GTGGCAGCAGTAGTGGTGGTGAAGGAAAAGACATTCAAGTGCAAAGAATGTGGGACAGAATTACCTTCTAAGGAGCACCTGAGAAAACATCAAAGGTTCCATAAAGAAAGGGCATGGAAAGAAGCCGGCTATGCCGATCCCAATAATGTCGACTATCCAACTTTCCTAAATCCCACTAACAGCCGCGCAGCGTTTTTCATATCACATCTACTTGGAACCGATGAAGAAAGCAAGAAGAAGCGAAAGAAATCAAGACAACAATAG
- a CDS encoding nitroreductase family protein, with protein MEFDEVVRKRKMIRKYQVRSIPDSIINKIIENAHRAPSAGHTQVQEFIIVRDAETKKKLKRVSVNQEQVEEAPLLIVVCANTSRSIGRYRQRGKEFYSVMDGAFASILILLTAVNEGIGAGFVGAFEDDKVSEILGLPEYVRPIGIIALGFPDEEPKKLERIAKERLIHHERW; from the coding sequence GTGGAGTTTGACGAAGTAGTACGGAAGAGAAAAATGATTAGAAAGTATCAGGTTCGCTCTATTCCGGATAGCATAATCAATAAAATAATTGAAAACGCGCACAGGGCTCCAAGTGCGGGCCACACGCAGGTCCAGGAGTTCATCATCGTAAGAGACGCAGAGACAAAAAAGAAGCTCAAGAGGGTGTCTGTAAACCAAGAGCAGGTTGAGGAGGCTCCCCTGCTAATAGTTGTGTGTGCAAACACTTCTCGTTCTATTGGTCGATACAGGCAACGGGGAAAGGAGTTCTACAGTGTAATGGACGGGGCGTTTGCATCGATACTAATTTTGCTTACTGCGGTAAATGAGGGAATTGGCGCAGGATTTGTCGGAGCTTTTGAAGATGACAAGGTTTCCGAGATACTTGGCCTCCCCGAATATGTCAGACCCATAGGAATAATCGCGCTAGGGTTTCCTGATGAAGAGCCGAAAAAGCTGGAAAGGATTGCTAAAGAAAGGCTCATCCATCATGAAAGGTGGTAG
- a CDS encoding class I SAM-dependent methyltransferase produces MMPSLHFMSGAFDSQKFKSAQRQGWDGAAEGWKKWWKTIEESAQVVSDRLVELSRIQKGNHVLDIATGIGEPAVTIARKVGSGGKVTAIDLSTAMLAIARERAKELGLTNIIEFEEGDAESFRLPPQRFDAIVSRFGLMFLPDLPNALKTMKEALVQDGRIAAAVWSTPQRVPAFLLPLEIVMKETGTPPPPPGTPGPFSLADMNRLREIFGQEGFQDIRTESNTMNFKLPSPEKYVDFVRSTAAPLTAMMAGLPPARQQEIWNKVADASRKYSDPGNGSVNFTNEVIFVSAKR; encoded by the coding sequence ATGATGCCATCCCTACACTTCATGAGTGGCGCGTTTGACTCGCAAAAGTTCAAGTCAGCGCAACGTCAGGGGTGGGATGGCGCTGCAGAGGGCTGGAAAAAGTGGTGGAAGACCATTGAAGAAAGTGCACAGGTGGTATCTGACAGACTAGTCGAACTTTCGAGAATTCAGAAAGGTAATCACGTACTGGACATCGCAACAGGCATAGGAGAGCCTGCCGTCACTATCGCAAGAAAGGTCGGTTCCGGAGGGAAGGTAACTGCAATCGATCTTTCCACGGCGATGCTTGCCATTGCAAGAGAAAGGGCAAAGGAACTTGGGCTGACAAACATCATAGAATTTGAAGAGGGCGATGCGGAATCCTTCCGCCTTCCTCCTCAGAGGTTCGATGCTATTGTTTCCAGATTCGGACTGATGTTTCTGCCCGACCTTCCTAATGCACTGAAGACCATGAAAGAAGCGCTTGTCCAGGATGGGCGAATAGCTGCGGCAGTCTGGTCAACCCCACAGAGAGTCCCTGCTTTCCTTCTGCCCCTGGAAATAGTGATGAAGGAGACTGGCACTCCGCCTCCGCCTCCGGGCACGCCAGGGCCTTTCAGCCTGGCAGATATGAACCGTCTCCGTGAAATATTTGGGCAGGAAGGGTTTCAGGACATCCGCACAGAGAGCAATACAATGAATTTCAAGCTGCCCTCCCCCGAGAAGTACGTGGATTTCGTCCGAAGTACAGCCGCCCCGCTTACGGCCATGATGGCAGGATTGCCCCCTGCAAGACAGCAGGAGATCTGGAATAAAGTAGCAGACGCTTCAAGGAAATACTCCGACCCTGGTAACGGGAGCGTCAATTTTACAAATGAAGTGATATTCGTGTCGGCCAAACGGTAA